Proteins encoded together in one Asterias rubens chromosome 4, eAstRub1.3, whole genome shotgun sequence window:
- the LOC117288939 gene encoding ras-responsive element-binding protein 1-like isoform X2, giving the protein MSRRKQAVPARRTDFSGGEGEKEVPSSTDGQIADIQEVDMADVKNRQSSMRETRGSHSGAKKDQKIKKTKPVAQLRSERPGLRRTSRKNAAQRYKLGKIAAAEENRMIGAELRSERRRSTEGVAKVKAPSGKKSKGASKSLNNSPVNGVTDDVSLETDVDKDELESQQVDNLRDVSAVDKPDLPESIHQVPNSRGSSELKRPTAMSSLPAESDVQPLNLAASIDCGDQRETGDVTPSLPMEEDDGDSTSNDQAAALSVGDSSHHDAGLDPLGGEVSGDWGCTPAKSEEVKTESVQSDSPSGERRETTTGTKGGTEPSKRPAGSPSDTSVLADPNWVKGIYKRRRPMEEGNTCLTCPVCSEEFQEKHHLTLHFREHNTTTMDGMMHSCKLCGKKLSSTSSLDRHMLIHSGERPHRCPICPMAFTTNGNMRRHIRTHEKGAAVSTEGEYVTETAYSKPRKRIPSKRLLDSDELDKESTSPQKRLALEDEDSPLKSRVKEEELTCPICGKAFLCHYGLQTHMDLHPNVIIKCDMCEATFKNHRGLRMHTLMSHKKPSPTKTTPAPDVPLGFQDLGSVADISCDKFPLIAQVWCERNVRRCNSIVHQFICQVCSKAFPCSSALDLHKKKNHSAMDMTMTSQVEDVGLKNGKENVLLQKAKPTDKVSAFYSKLPHTFPSQVQFLATLNLKPSPSPIVKNASNKNMASVQQATPTKSKFPFTDQGFASDDEVEADRDFADVGKILTLTTSASSNPLLMLKHLSRGVKQSPVKASALSSTSTSLASKPKSKVTFASKPPPAHSHLPDQYKTHIRQADHEPRSGDPATEMHFPMEVARDETKVEHAATSTQEKTSQDVGSESEPNEVEKTEEAAGDSKNEKKTGKYVCKHCQENFPQYSALKIHLRSHLGLTPFKCLLCDYSSADKSTLVRHMRTHSGERPYSCKMCDFPFTTKANCERHIKKRHGKETKIDIELNITHNTSGGPPGEASPNKFRAPDTLCKLCNREFRFFRDLQNHLKVHQRTPSKFFCLKCQTGLSSKNNCARHITKCHPEIEKDDLDNFMMVKQVETKDISQTMANSFASNGEQLSPIDFSRKSPLAASDSDLSDQSWLSAYTLPNMTDVDAPIDLSLPKEKNSSFLPPVDSSLGRLRFKRVYHKFYSKVIDALVCPHCSRAFKRGSVFKEHIRSHITERPNRCYYCKAAFTMKDSLDKHIERRHGDESKSESPAQSFIPKVATPMQFKLMSRSSQGLRVRIAHESVEATDMSVEHLLENQTLKSPGSSFGSDASGELASVSKILAASSNNFQVCFPPTGAQVKPKGEKDGVKETGDNENKNEFAVPENPTNKSEDQTEWDTPARSDIELSEEYDLVIDESIASSSESTTGLETQKPKERVTERDRSNLPTKEMCPYCNRKFPWISSLRRHILTHTGLKPFQCPQCNSSFSTKSNCERHIVRRHCLNASPGSKAPELPFTCLEGCPDCAYSTKLKLIKHYEVQHVGVPFPECYKNEVKKLPASVIRNALARRASKLGGTRPFGSSEFRSRVGMSGVTLKLTRHKPLLKRRHSSHDEKPLSLVKKTVTGEEGKPLDGFSRKKHLFSHKGKPFPIVFKKKKRKSLPTMVNINGSRPGASRVGDQVNSQPVLDLSVTSEDINLITESLGYVTGEGSGQPSRRKGKSKRKNARHSCSNCCKRFKSATTLKRHYRVHTLEHPFRCTECSASFTTKFNCQRHMLKLHGKSKEETLRLIAKQKSAMSSENDGEGNQELAESGVKENGFIEDPEVPRGVKDADVGGSSKGMGDESQDTDEDENEDNKEDLEEGEVRDDDGDSETDDFGEDGEMEVGETASDLEETNMEGSNFDSTWDEDSTEGPSDNPASDVKMPRGRGRDVFVSGTADNSDIIQNLLGIQDSSVIDQMLDSADSAAKLLGVE; this is encoded by the exons ATGTCTCGCCGAAAGCAAGCCGTTCCTGCAAGGAGAACAG ATTTTTCTGGAGGCGAAGGGGAAAAGGAAGTCCCATCCTCGACTGATGGACAAATTGCTGACATCCAGGAAGTGGACATGGCGGACGTTAAGAACAGACAAAGCAGCATGAGAGAAACTAGGGGGAGCCACTCAGGTGCTAAGAAGGATCAAAAGATCAAGAAGACCAAGCCTGTTGCTCAACTCAGATCAGAGCGTCCGGGTCTCAGACGGACCTCGCGTAAGAACGCTGCTCAGCGATATAAACTGGGAAAGATCGCTGCGGCTGAGGAGAACAGGATGATTGGTGCTGAGTTAAGAAGTGAAAGACGACGCTCTACTGAAGGAGTAGCGAAGGTGAAAGCGCCAAGTGGGAAGAAGAGCAAGGGGGCGTCAAAGAGTTTGAATAACTCCCCAGTGAATGGAGTGACAGATGATGTTAGTTTGGAAACTGATGTAGACAAGGATGAATTGGAAAGTCAACAGGTGGACAACCTGAGGGATGTAAGCGCCGTAGACAAACCTGACCTGCCTGAGAGTATCCATCAAGTACCCAATAGCCGTGGGTCCTCTGAGCTCAAGAGACCCACGGCAATGTCATCGTTACCTGCTGAGTCAGATGTACAACCCTTGAATCTGGCTGCCAGCATTGATTGCGGAGATCAACGTGAGACAGGTGATGTAACGCCGTCGTTACCGATGGAAGAGGATGACGGTGACTCGACGAGTAATGACCAAGCAGCAGCGTTGTCGGTCGGCGATTCATCTCATCATGATGCTGGCCTGGATCCACTCGGAGGGGAGGTGAGTGGCGACTGGGGATGTACCCCGGCCAAATCAGAGGAAGTCAAGACTGAGTCAGTGCAGAGTGACAGCCCAAGTGGGGAGAGGAGAGAGACGACGACTGGCACCAAAGGAGGGACGGAGCCCAGCAAGAGGCCGGCCGGCTCACCCTCTGACACATCCGTACTGGCAGATCCAAATTGGGTAAAG GGTATTTACAAGCGTCGTCGCCCGATGGAGGAGGGCAACACCTGCCTCACCTGCCCGGTCTGCTCCGAAGAATTCCAGGAGAAACATCACTTGACGTTACACTTCAGAGAACACAACACCACCACCATGGACGGCATGATGCATTCCTGTAAGCTGTGCGGTAAGAAACTCAGCTCCACTAGCTCCCTGGATCGTCACATGTTGATTCATTCTGGGGAGAGACCGCACAGGTGCCCTATCTGCCCCATGGCGTTTACAACGAATGGGAATATGAGGCGGCATATCCGGACCCATGAGAAAGGTGCTGCAGTAAGCACGGAAGGAGAGTACGTTACTGAGACGGCGTACAGTAAGCCGCGTAAACGAATCCCATCCAAACGTCTTCTTGACTCAGATGAGCTTGACAAAGAGTCGACTTCTCCGCAAAAGCGCCTTGCCCTTGAGGATGAAGATAGTCCTCTCAAATCCAGAGTCAAGGAGGAGGAATTGACTTGCCCTATCTGCGGTAAAGCCTTCTTGTGTCACTACGGGCTCCAGACCCACATGGATCTTCACCCCAATGTCATCATAAAGTGCGATATGTGTGAGGCGACATTCAAGAATCACCGAGGCCTGCGTATGCACACCCTGATGTCTCACAAGAAACCCAGTCCTACCAAGACGACTCCTGCCCCGGATGTACCTTTAGGCTTTCAAGATCTCGGTAGCGTTGCAGACATCTCGTGTGATAAGTTCCCTCTGATAGCTCAAGTGTGGTGCGAGCGAAATGTACGCCGTTGTAACAGCATCGTGCACCAGTTCATATGTCAGGTGTGCTCTAAGGCATTCCCATGCTCTAGCGCCCTCGACCTTCATAAAAAGAAGAACCACTCCGCTATGGATATGACTATGACGAGCCAAGTGGAAGATGTCGGCCTCAAGAATGGTAAAGAAAACGTCCTGCTCCAAAAAGCCAAGCCTACTGATAAAGTTAGCGCTTTTTACAGTAAACTTCCACATACATTCCCATCTCAGGTACAGTTCTTGGCCACATTGAACCTCAAACCCAGCCCGTCTCCCATTGTGAAAAATgcatcaaacaaaaacatggcaTCGGTGCAGCAAGCAACGCCAACTAAAAGCAAATTTCCCTTCACGGATCAAGGATTTGCCTCCGATGATGAAGTCGAAGCAGATAGAGATTTTGCTGACGTGGGGAAGATATTGACGCTGACGACATCAGCGTCCAGTAACCCCCTCTTGATGCTGAAGCATCTCAGCCGAGGTGTGAAGCAGTCTCCAGTAAAAGCATCAGCCTTATCATCTACCTCAACCTCCTTGGCATCCAAACCAAAGTCCAAAGTAACCTTTGCGAGTAAACCCCCACCCGCTCACTCTCATTTGCCGGACCAATACAAAACCCACATCAGACAAGCGGATCACGAGCCCCGCTCAGGAGATCCAGCCACAGAGATGCACTTTCCCATGGAAGTTGCCAGGGACGAGACCAAGGTGGAGCATGCAGCAACAAGTACACAGGAGAAAACATCTCAAGATGTTGGAAGCGAATCCGAGCCGAATGAGGTGGAGAAAACCGAAGAGGCGGCGGGAGACTCTAAGAATGAGAAGAAGACCGGTAAATACGTCTGCAAACACTGTCAGGAAAACTTCCCACAGTACAGCGCTTTGAAGATACATCTTCGCAGCCACTTGGGGCTAACACCTTTCAAGTGTCTATTGTGTGACTACTCCAGTGCTGATAAGAGCACCTTAGTGAGGCATATGAGAACCCATAGTGGGGAGCGCCCTTATTCTTGCAAGATGTGTGACTTTCCTTTCACAACGAAGGCTAACTGCGAGCGACACATCAAGAAACGACATGGAAAAGAGACGAAGATAGACATCGAGTTGAACATTACTCACAACACATCAGGTGGACCCCCGGGGGAGGCATCCCCTAATAAGTTCCGGGCTCCGGACACACTCTGCAAGCTCTGCAACCGCGAGTTCAGATTCTTCAGAGATTTACAAAATCACTTGAAGGTTCATCAACGAACTCCGAGTAAGTTCTTTTGCCTCAAATGCCAGACGGGCTTAAGTTCCAAGAACAACTGCGCCCGTCACATCACCAAATGCCACCCTGAGATCGAGAAGGACGATCTCGATAACTTCATGATGGTCAAGCAGGTCGAGACTAAGGACATATCTCAAACCATGGCCAACTCATTTGCCAGTAACGGAGAACAATTATCGCCAATTGACTTCAGCAGGAAATCTCCTCTTGCAGCTTCCGATAGCGACCTGAGTGACCAATCATGGCTGAGTGCCTACACCTTGCCCAACATGACTGACGTGGATGCACCCATCGACCTGAGTCTACCCAAGGAGAAAAACTCCTCCTTTCTTCCTCCAGTTGACAGCAGTCTCGGCCGACTACGGTTCAAACGGGTGTATCACAAGTTCTACAGCAAGGTGATCGATGCCTTAGTGTGTCCGCACTGCAGTCGAGCATTCAAGCGTGGTTCGGTATTCAAAGAACACATCCGATCCCACATCACAGAGCGCCCTAACCGCTGCTACTATTGTAAAGCTGCATTCACCATGAAGGATAGCCTGGATAAACATATTGAACGTCGACACGGTGACGAGTCAAAGAGTGAGTCACCCGCTCAGTCCTTCATCCCCAAAGTAGCCACCCCGATGCAATTTAAGCTCATGTCTCGCTCGAGTCAAGGCCTTAGAGTTCGGATTGCCCATGAATCAGTTGAGGCCACTGATATGTCTGTCGAGCATTTACTTGAGAACCAAACTCTCAAGTCCCCAGGTAGTAGCTTCGGGTCGGACGCAAGCGGGGAGCTGGCTAGCGTTTCCAAGATTCTAGCCGCGAGCAGCAACAACTTCCAGGTCTGTTTCCCACCGACTGGGGCCCAGGTAAAGCCGAAAGGAGAGAAAGATGGTGTAAAAGAAACCGGAGAcaacgaaaacaaaaatgagtttGCAGTTCCAGAAAATCCCACCAATAAATCTGAAGATCAGACGGAGTGGGACACACCAGCACGATCAGATATTGAGCTATCAGAGGAGTACGATTTAGTCATCGATGAATCCATTGCGTCATCGTCAGAATCTACAACTGGGCTTGAGACACAAAAGCCCAAAGAGCGGGTCACTGAACGAGACAGATCCAACCTACCCACGAAGGAGATGTGTCCGTACTGCAACCGTAAGTTTCCCTGGATCAGCTCACTGCGCCGTCACATCCTGACGCACACTGGCCTCAAACCATTCCAGTGCCCTCAGTGTAACAGTAGCTTCTCAACGAAGTCGAATTGCGAGAGACACATTGTACGTAGACACTGTCTCAATGCCAGCCCTGGTTCTAAAGCTCCAGAACTCCCCTTCACTTGCCTAGAGGGATGCCCCGACTGTGCTTACTCCACCAAACTAAAGCTCATCAAACACTACGAGGTCCAGCATGTTGGAGTGCCCTTTCCCGAGTGCTACAAGAACGAAGTCAAGAAACTACCCGCATCTGTCATCAGAAATGCTCTGGCGAGACGAGCATCGAAGCTTGGAGGAACTCGCCCTTTTGGGAGCTCCGAATTCCGCAGCCGAGTAGGGATGTCAGGCGTAACTCTTAAGCTGACTCGACATAAACCTCTTTTAAAGAGGAGACATTCATCCCATGATGAGAAACCGCTCTCCCTCGTTAAGAAGACGGTGACCGGTGAAGAGGGAAAACCCCTCGATGGCTTTTCCAGGAAGAAACATCTCTTTTCTCATAAGGGTAAACCTTTTCCAATCgttttcaaaaagaagaagaggaagtCTCTGCCGACGATGGTGAATATCAATGGCAGCAGGCCCGGTGCATCCAGAGTAGGCGATCAAGTTAACAGCCAACCTGTATTGGATCTGTCAGTGACCAGTGAAGATATTAATCTCATCACAGAAAGTCTCGGATACGTCACTGGTGAGGGTAGCGGGCAACCGTCACGCCGTAAGGGCAAATCCAAACGTAAGAATGCTCGCCACTCCTGCAGCAACTGTTGCAAACGATTCAAAAGTGCGACCACGTTGAAACGACATTACCGAGTCCACACTCTAGAGCACCCATTCCGCTGTACGGAGTGCTCTGCTAGCTTCACCACAAAGTTCAACTGTCAGCGTCACATGCTGAAACTTCACGGCAAGAGCAAAGAGGAAACTCTAAGACTCATTGCGAAACAGAAGTCAGCGATGTCATCTGAGAATGATGGTGAAGGGAACCAAGAACTTGCAGAGTCTGGTGTCAAGGAAAATGGTTTCATCGAAGATCCAGAGGTCCCTAGAGGTGTCAAGGATGCGGACGTAGGAGGAAGCTCTAAGGGGATGGGTGATGAGAGCCAAGACACAGATGAAGATGAGAATGAAGATAATAAGGAGGATCTAGAGGAGGGTGAGGTGCGGGATGATGACGGTGACTCGGAAACTGATGACTTTGGTGAAGACGGCGAGATGGAGGTTGGTGAAACAGCCTCGGACCTTGAGGAAACCAACATGGAAGGGAGTAACTTTGATTCAACCTGGGATGAAGATTCCACCGAGGGACCGTCTGATAATCCGGCCAGCGATGTTAAGATGCCAAGAGGTCGTGGGAGAGATGTCTTTGTTTCCGGGACGGCGGATAATTCAGATATTATTCAGAATCTTCTTGGGATACAGGATTCCTCCGTTATTGATCAGATGTTGGATTCTGCCGATTCTGCTGCCAAGCTCCTCGGTGTTGAATGA